One genomic segment of Bacteroides caccae includes these proteins:
- a CDS encoding fructose-bisphosphatase class III: MTAQSNITPESIVGDLRYLQLLSRSFPTIADASTEIINLEAILNLPKGTEHFLTDIHGEYEAFQHVLKNASGAVKRKVNEIFGNTLREAEKKELCTLIYYPEEKLQLVKAREKDLDDWYLITLNQLVKVCQNVSSKYTRSKVRKSLPAEFSYIIQELLHESSIEPNKHAYINVIISTIITTKRADDFIIAMCNLIQRLTIDSLHIVGDIYDRGPGAHIIMDTLCNYHNFDIQWGNHDILWMGAASGNDSCIANVIRMSMRYGNLGTLEDGYGINLLPLATFAMDTYADDPCTIFMPKMNFADAHYNEKTLRLITQMHKAITIIQFKLEAEIIDRRPEFGMENRKLLEKIDFDRGVFVYEGKEYVLRDTNFPTVDPANPYRLTEEERELVEKIHYSFMNSEKLKKHMRCLFTYGGMYLVSNSNLLYHASVPLNEDGSFKRVKIRGKEYWGRKLLDKADQLIRTAYFDEEGEEDKEFAMDYIWYMWCGPEAPLFDKDKMATFERYFVEDKELHKEKKGHYYTLRNREDICDRILEEFGASGPHSHIINGHVPVKTIQGEQPMKANGKLFVIDGGFSKAYQPETGIAGYTLVYHSHGMQLVQHEPFQSRQKAIEEGLDIKSTNFVLEFNSQRMMVKDTDKGKELVTQIQDLKKLLVAYRTGLIKEKI; encoded by the coding sequence ATGACTGCTCAAAGTAATATAACTCCTGAAAGTATTGTGGGCGATCTCCGCTACCTTCAATTGCTTTCCCGTAGTTTTCCTACTATTGCCGATGCTAGTACGGAAATTATCAATCTGGAGGCTATCTTGAATCTGCCTAAGGGGACAGAACATTTCCTGACAGATATACACGGTGAATATGAAGCATTCCAACATGTACTGAAAAATGCTTCAGGTGCGGTAAAGCGTAAAGTGAATGAAATATTCGGCAATACTCTCCGTGAAGCGGAAAAGAAAGAACTCTGTACGCTGATTTACTATCCCGAAGAAAAACTTCAACTGGTGAAAGCTCGTGAGAAGGACTTGGACGATTGGTATCTGATTACTCTGAACCAACTGGTGAAGGTCTGTCAGAATGTGTCTTCCAAGTATACGCGTTCTAAAGTGCGTAAATCGTTACCTGCCGAGTTCTCCTATATTATTCAGGAATTATTGCATGAATCGTCTATCGAACCGAATAAACATGCTTATATCAATGTAATTATCAGTACGATTATTACAACAAAGCGGGCAGATGACTTCATCATTGCTATGTGTAACCTGATTCAACGGCTGACTATTGACTCCCTGCATATTGTCGGTGACATCTACGACCGTGGTCCTGGTGCGCATATCATCATGGATACTTTATGTAATTATCATAATTTTGATATTCAATGGGGAAACCATGATATTCTTTGGATGGGTGCTGCTTCGGGCAATGACAGTTGCATCGCTAATGTGATCCGTATGTCTATGCGTTACGGTAATTTGGGCACATTGGAAGATGGTTATGGTATTAATCTGCTGCCATTGGCTACCTTTGCTATGGATACTTATGCTGATGATCCCTGTACTATCTTCATGCCGAAGATGAATTTTGCCGACGCTCACTATAATGAGAAAACCCTGCGTTTGATTACCCAGATGCATAAAGCGATTACTATCATCCAGTTTAAGTTGGAGGCTGAAATCATCGACCGTCGTCCTGAATTCGGCATGGAGAACCGGAAACTTTTAGAGAAGATAGACTTCGACCGTGGTGTCTTTGTGTACGAGGGAAAAGAATATGTCCTGCGTGATACCAACTTTCCGACAGTAGACCCAGCCAATCCTTATCGGCTGACAGAAGAGGAACGTGAACTGGTAGAAAAGATTCATTATTCATTTATGAATAGTGAGAAGTTGAAGAAACATATGCGCTGTCTGTTTACGTATGGCGGGATGTATTTGGTTTCCAACTCGAATCTTCTTTATCATGCTTCCGTACCTTTAAATGAAGATGGCAGTTTCAAGCGTGTCAAAATCCGGGGAAAGGAATACTGGGGACGCAAGCTACTGGATAAGGCCGACCAGTTGATTCGTACCGCTTACTTTGATGAAGAAGGAGAGGAGGATAAGGAATTTGCTATGGACTATATCTGGTATATGTGGTGCGGTCCTGAAGCTCCTCTGTTTGATAAAGATAAAATGGCTACTTTTGAGCGCTACTTTGTAGAAGATAAAGAACTGCACAAAGAGAAGAAAGGGCATTATTATACATTGCGTAATCGTGAGGATATTTGTGACCGGATTCTGGAAGAATTTGGTGCTTCGGGTCCTCATTCGCATATCATCAATGGTCATGTGCCGGTAAAGACTATTCAGGGCGAACAGCCGATGAAAGCTAACGGCAAACTTTTTGTGATTGACGGTGGATTTTCAAAGGCTTATCAGCCGGAAACAGGGATTGCAGGATATACGCTTGTTTACCATTCTCACGGTATGCAGCTTGTACAGCATGAACCATTCCAGTCGCGGCAGAAAGCAATTGAGGAAGGGCTGGATATTAAGTCTACCAATTTTGTACTGGAATTCAATTCACAACGAATGATGGTGAAAGATACTGATAAAGGAAAAGAGCTGGTAACGCAGATTCAGGATTTAAAAAAGCTACTTGTTGCTTATCGTACCGGATTGATAAAAGAGAAGATATAA
- a CDS encoding LA_2272 family surface repeat-containing protein gives MKIRKTILTAAILMAAVCLPAQNKSAGINISIWKDICTQPHDSTQTTYVNIGLLSTLNRLNGVGINALGSVVHGDMNGVQITGLANLAGGTMRGVQIAGVSNISGDNTIGLSTAGLVNITGDGTKGVIIAGLTSIGGDNTSGVMMSGFMNVTGNMASGFQFSGAANITGQSYNGMVTSGLLNVVGEDMNGLQIAGIANITARKLNGLQIALCNYATKARGLQIGLVNYYREDMKGLQLGLVNANPDTKVQMMLYGGNSTAANIGVRFKNQLFYTILGVGSMYQDLNDKFSASASYRAGISFPVYKGLSISGDLGYQHIEAFDNKDEVIPKRLYALQARANLEYQFTPKFGIFATGGYGLTRFYNKSSNYDKGVIIEAGIVLF, from the coding sequence ATGAAGATAAGAAAAACAATCCTCACGGCAGCTATTCTCATGGCTGCCGTTTGTTTGCCGGCACAGAATAAGAGTGCGGGTATCAATATTTCCATTTGGAAAGATATATGTACGCAGCCGCATGACAGTACGCAGACGACCTATGTCAATATCGGTCTGCTTTCTACGTTGAACCGCCTGAATGGTGTCGGTATCAATGCATTGGGAAGCGTAGTGCATGGCGACATGAATGGAGTGCAAATCACAGGTTTGGCTAACTTGGCAGGTGGAACAATGCGCGGTGTTCAGATAGCGGGTGTCAGCAATATCAGCGGTGACAATACCATAGGACTTTCTACTGCCGGATTAGTAAATATTACCGGAGACGGTACAAAAGGGGTAATTATTGCCGGTCTTACCAGCATCGGAGGAGATAATACTTCGGGAGTGATGATGAGCGGTTTTATGAATGTGACAGGAAACATGGCTTCGGGCTTTCAGTTCTCCGGCGCAGCCAATATCACCGGACAGAGTTATAACGGTATGGTAACTTCCGGACTACTGAATGTGGTGGGCGAAGATATGAATGGTTTGCAGATTGCAGGTATTGCCAATATTACTGCCCGAAAACTGAATGGCTTACAGATCGCTTTATGCAACTATGCAACAAAAGCCCGTGGTTTACAAATTGGTCTGGTCAATTATTATAGGGAAGATATGAAAGGATTGCAACTGGGTCTGGTCAATGCCAATCCTGATACGAAAGTGCAAATGATGCTGTATGGTGGCAATTCTACAGCTGCCAACATCGGTGTGCGTTTCAAGAACCAGCTGTTCTATACAATTCTGGGAGTCGGTTCCATGTATCAGGACTTAAATGACAAGTTCTCAGCCAGCGCCTCCTATCGTGCTGGTATTTCCTTCCCTGTTTATAAAGGACTATCTATCAGCGGAGATCTTGGTTATCAACACATTGAAGCATTCGACAATAAGGATGAAGTAATTCCAAAACGCCTATATGCACTGCAAGCCCGTGCCAATCTGGAATATCAGTTTACTCCAAAATTCGGTATTTTTGCAACGGGTGGTTACGGACTTACCCGGTTCTATAATAAATCAAGCAATTACGATAAAGGTGTTATCATTGAAGCAGGCATTGTTCTTTTCTAA
- a CDS encoding AMP-binding protein has translation MEQSFIAYIENSIKNNWDLDALTDYKGATLQYKDVARKIEKLHIIFEESGIRKGDKIAVCGRNSSHWGVTFLATLTYGAVIVPILHEFKADNVHNIVNHSEAKLLFVGDMVWENLNESAMPLLEGILMMNDFTLLVSRSERLTHAREHLNEMFGKKYPKNFRREHIEYHKDEPEELAVINYTSGTTSYSKGVMLPYRSLWSNTKFAFEVLELEAGDKIVSMLPMAHMYGLAFEFLYEFSVGCHIYFLTRMPSPKIIFQAFEEVKPSLIVAVPLIIEKIIKKSVLPKLETPAMKILLKVPIINDKIKATVREEMIKAFGGNFKAVIVGGAAFNQEVEQFLKMIDFPYTVGYGMTECGPIICYEDWRRFKPGSCGKAVPRMDVQVLSSDPENIVGEIVCKGPNVMLGYYKNEEATKEVIDKDGWLHTGDLALKDAEGNITIKGRSKNLLLSASGQNIYPEEIEDKLNNLPYVAESIIVQQNEKLVGLVYPDFDDAFAHGLKNEDIERVMEENRVALNAMLPAYSQISKMKIYPEEFEKTPKKSIKRYLYQEAKG, from the coding sequence ATGGAACAAAGTTTTATAGCTTACATTGAGAATAGTATCAAGAACAATTGGGATTTGGATGCCCTGACAGATTACAAGGGAGCCACCCTTCAGTATAAAGATGTAGCCCGCAAAATCGAAAAACTCCATATAATTTTTGAGGAAAGTGGAATCCGCAAAGGAGATAAGATTGCCGTATGCGGAAGAAACAGCTCCCATTGGGGAGTAACTTTCCTTGCTACACTGACGTACGGAGCAGTAATCGTTCCTATTCTCCACGAGTTTAAAGCAGACAATGTACACAATATCGTCAACCATTCCGAAGCCAAACTGCTGTTTGTAGGAGATATGGTATGGGAAAACCTGAACGAATCGGCAATGCCACTACTCGAAGGTATCCTGATGATGAATGACTTCACCCTGCTGGTATCCCGTAGTGAACGGTTAACTCACGCACGCGAACATTTGAATGAAATGTTCGGCAAAAAATATCCGAAAAATTTCCGTAGAGAACATATCGAATACCACAAAGACGAACCCGAAGAATTAGCCGTTATCAATTATACTTCCGGAACGACCAGTTATTCAAAAGGAGTAATGCTCCCCTATCGTAGTTTGTGGTCGAATACTAAATTTGCATTTGAAGTATTGGAGTTGGAAGCCGGAGACAAGATTGTATCCATGCTTCCTATGGCGCACATGTACGGACTGGCTTTCGAATTTCTTTATGAGTTCTCCGTAGGATGTCACATCTACTTCCTGACCCGTATGCCAAGTCCGAAAATCATTTTCCAGGCATTTGAAGAAGTAAAACCCAGTTTGATCGTTGCCGTCCCACTGATTATCGAAAAGATTATCAAAAAGAGTGTACTTCCGAAGTTGGAGACTCCGGCCATGAAAATATTACTGAAAGTACCTATTATCAACGATAAGATTAAAGCAACGGTACGCGAAGAAATGATTAAGGCGTTCGGCGGAAACTTCAAAGCAGTTATCGTAGGGGGTGCAGCTTTCAATCAGGAAGTTGAGCAATTCCTGAAAATGATTGATTTTCCTTATACAGTAGGTTATGGAATGACAGAATGTGGTCCGATTATCTGCTATGAAGATTGGAGAAGGTTCAAACCCGGCTCTTGCGGAAAAGCTGTACCACGTATGGATGTACAGGTTCTATCTTCCGACCCGGAAAATATCGTAGGAGAAATAGTTTGTAAAGGACCGAATGTTATGCTGGGATATTACAAAAATGAAGAAGCTACAAAAGAAGTTATAGATAAAGACGGCTGGCTGCACACAGGAGACCTGGCGTTGAAAGATGCGGAAGGAAATATTACAATCAAGGGACGCAGCAAAAACTTATTGCTCAGTGCCAGCGGACAGAATATTTATCCGGAAGAAATAGAAGACAAGTTGAACAACCTGCCCTATGTGGCCGAAAGTATTATTGTCCAGCAGAACGAAAAGCTCGTCGGACTTGTTTATCCGGACTTTGATGATGCTTTTGCCCACGGTTTGAAGAACGAGGACATTGAACGGGTTATGGAAGAAAACCGAGTGGCGTTGAATGCTATGTTGCCGGCATATAGTCAGATCTCAAAAATGAAGATTTATCCGGAAGAATTTGAAAAGACGCCGAAAAAGAGTATTAAGCGTTATCTGTATCAGGAAGCGAAAGGATAA
- a CDS encoding GDP-L-fucose synthase family protein, with translation MEKNAKIYVAGHHGLVGSAIWKNLQNKGYTNLVGRTHKELDLLDSVSVRQFFDEEQPEYVFLAAAFVGGIMANSIYRADFIYKNLQIQQNVIGESFRHNIKKLLFLGSTCIYPRDAKQPMKEDVLLTSPLEYTNEPYAIAKIAGLKMCESFNLQYGTNYIAVMPTNLYGPNDNFDLERSHVLPAMIRKIHLAHCLKEGNWEAVRKDMNLRPVEGINGDSPKEEILAILSKYGISETEVTLWGTGTPLREFLWSEEMADASVFVMEHVDFKDTYKEGSKDIRNCHINIGTGKEITIRQLAERIVETVGYQGKLTFDSSKPDGTMRKLTDPSKLHALGWHHKIEIEEGVRKMYEWYLK, from the coding sequence ATGGAAAAGAATGCAAAAATATATGTAGCAGGACACCACGGTCTCGTGGGTTCTGCTATCTGGAAAAATTTGCAGAATAAAGGATACACGAATCTGGTAGGTCGCACTCACAAGGAGCTTGACCTGCTCGACAGTGTATCTGTCCGCCAGTTTTTCGATGAAGAACAGCCGGAATATGTATTCCTTGCTGCTGCCTTCGTTGGCGGCATCATGGCAAACAGTATCTACCGCGCCGACTTTATCTACAAAAATCTGCAAATCCAACAGAATGTCATCGGGGAAAGTTTCCGCCACAACATAAAAAAGCTACTCTTTCTCGGAAGTACCTGTATTTATCCACGTGACGCCAAGCAGCCGATGAAAGAGGATGTATTACTTACTTCTCCGTTGGAATATACCAACGAGCCGTATGCCATCGCCAAGATTGCCGGTCTGAAGATGTGTGAAAGTTTCAACCTGCAATATGGAACAAACTACATCGCTGTGATGCCGACCAACTTATATGGTCCGAATGATAACTTCGATTTGGAACGCAGCCATGTACTGCCTGCTATGATCCGCAAGATTCATCTGGCCCATTGCCTGAAAGAAGGCAACTGGGAGGCTGTCCGAAAGGATATGAACCTGCGCCCGGTAGAAGGTATCAACGGAGACAGTCCGAAAGAAGAAATTCTGGCTATCCTAAGCAAATATGGTATCAGTGAAACGGAAGTGACATTGTGGGGTACGGGAACTCCTCTCCGCGAGTTCCTTTGGAGTGAAGAAATGGCAGACGCCAGTGTATTCGTCATGGAACACGTTGACTTCAAAGATACATATAAAGAAGGTAGCAAGGATATCCGTAACTGTCATATCAACATCGGAACAGGTAAGGAAATCACTATTCGACAACTTGCCGAGCGGATCGTAGAGACAGTAGGCTATCAAGGCAAACTGACTTTCGACAGCAGTAAACCGGACGGCACGATGCGTAAGCTAACCGATCCTTCGAAACTGCACGCACTGGGTTGGCATCACAAAATCGAAATCGAGGAAGGTGTGCGAAAGATGTATGAATGGTACTTGAAATAA
- the gmd gene encoding GDP-mannose 4,6-dehydratase, translating to MKKALISGITGQDGSYLAELLLQKGYEVHGILRRSSSFNTGRIEHLYFDEWVRDMKQKRTINLHYGDMTDSSSLIRIIQQVQPDEIYNLAAQSHVKVSFDVPEYTAEADAIGTLRMLEAVRILGLEKKTRIYQASTSELFGKVQEVPQKETTPFYPRSPYGVAKQYGFWITKNYRESYGMFAVNGILFNHESERRGETFVTRKISLAAARIAQGEQDKLYLGNLDARRDWGYAKDYVECMWLILQHDVPEDFVIATGEMHTVREFATLAFKEAGIELRWEGEGINEKGIDVDTGKPLVEVDPKYFRPSEVEQLLGDPTKARTLLGWNPCKTSFEELVRIMVRHDMEKVKRMIANKH from the coding sequence ATGAAAAAAGCCCTAATATCAGGCATTACCGGACAAGACGGTTCGTATCTTGCCGAATTACTTTTGCAAAAAGGTTACGAAGTTCACGGTATCCTTCGTCGTTCTTCGTCGTTCAATACGGGACGTATCGAACATTTATATTTTGATGAATGGGTGCGCGACATGAAACAGAAACGTACGATCAATCTGCATTATGGGGATATGACAGATTCCAGTTCGTTAATCCGTATCATTCAACAAGTGCAACCTGATGAAATTTACAACCTGGCTGCCCAAAGCCACGTAAAGGTATCATTTGATGTTCCGGAATATACTGCCGAAGCGGACGCTATCGGTACGCTCCGTATGCTCGAAGCGGTACGGATTCTGGGACTGGAAAAGAAAACCCGTATCTATCAGGCTTCCACTTCCGAGTTGTTCGGTAAAGTGCAGGAAGTTCCACAGAAAGAGACAACTCCGTTCTATCCCCGTTCTCCGTACGGGGTAGCCAAACAATATGGTTTCTGGATTACCAAAAACTATCGCGAAAGCTACGGTATGTTTGCCGTAAACGGTATCTTGTTCAACCACGAGAGCGAACGCCGTGGCGAGACTTTTGTTACCCGCAAAATATCTCTGGCTGCCGCCCGCATCGCACAGGGCGAACAGGACAAGCTGTATCTAGGTAATCTGGATGCACGCCGAGACTGGGGATACGCCAAAGATTACGTAGAATGTATGTGGCTGATTCTGCAGCATGACGTTCCAGAAGATTTCGTAATCGCTACTGGAGAAATGCATACGGTACGCGAATTTGCTACGCTAGCTTTCAAGGAAGCAGGCATCGAACTCCGCTGGGAAGGCGAGGGCATAAATGAAAAGGGAATTGACGTAGACACCGGCAAGCCATTGGTAGAAGTTGACCCCAAATATTTCCGTCCATCGGAAGTTGAACAGTTGTTAGGCGACCCGACCAAAGCAAGAACATTGCTGGGTTGGAATCCGTGCAAGACTTCATTTGAAGAACTGGTCCGTATCATGGTACGCCACGACATGGAAAAGGTGAAACGCATGATCGCGAACAAACATTAA
- a CDS encoding dicarboxylate/amino acid:cation symporter: protein MKKIKIGLLPRIIIAIILGIAIGTVFPAPLVRIFVTFNGIFSEFLNFSIPLIIVGLVTVAIADIGKGAGKMLLVTALIAYGATLFSGFLSYFTGVTVFPSLIEPGVPLEEVSEAQGILPYFSVSIPPLMNVMTALIFAFTLGLGLASLNSDALKNVARDFQEIIVRMISAVILPLLPLYIFGIFLNMTHSGQVYAILMVFIKIIGVIFILHIFLLVFQYSIAALFVRKNPFKLLGKMMPAYFTALGTQSSAATIPVTLEQTKKNGVSSDIAGFVIPLCATIHLSGSTLKIVACALALMMMQGIPFDFPLFAGFIFMLGITMVAAPGVPGGAIMAALGILQSMLGFDESAQALMIALYIAMDSFGTACNVTGDGAIALIIDKIMGKNRAERLC from the coding sequence ATGAAGAAGATTAAAATCGGCTTATTGCCGCGTATCATTATCGCTATCATACTAGGTATTGCTATCGGTACAGTTTTCCCGGCACCACTGGTACGGATATTTGTTACATTCAACGGTATTTTCAGTGAGTTTCTCAACTTTTCCATTCCACTGATTATCGTCGGACTGGTCACTGTGGCTATTGCCGACATTGGTAAAGGTGCGGGAAAGATGTTGCTTGTCACCGCACTCATTGCATACGGTGCTACGTTGTTTTCAGGTTTTCTCTCCTATTTCACAGGAGTCACAGTATTCCCATCACTCATCGAACCGGGCGTGCCGCTCGAAGAAGTAAGCGAAGCACAAGGAATTCTTCCCTACTTCTCCGTCTCCATTCCTCCGCTGATGAATGTAATGACCGCGTTAATTTTCGCTTTTACGCTGGGGTTGGGGCTCGCCTCCCTGAACAGCGATGCGCTAAAAAACGTGGCAAGGGACTTCCAGGAGATCATCGTCCGCATGATTAGTGCTGTCATTCTGCCGTTGCTTCCGCTTTATATCTTCGGTATTTTTCTAAACATGACGCACTCCGGACAAGTATACGCTATCTTAATGGTATTTATCAAAATTATCGGAGTAATTTTCATTCTTCATATCTTCCTGCTGGTTTTCCAATATTCCATTGCAGCATTATTCGTGCGCAAAAATCCGTTTAAACTGCTCGGAAAGATGATGCCGGCATATTTCACGGCTTTAGGCACACAATCTTCAGCAGCCACTATCCCCGTCACACTGGAGCAGACGAAGAAGAACGGAGTATCCTCAGACATTGCCGGCTTCGTTATTCCACTATGCGCCACGATTCACCTGTCGGGCAGTACTCTGAAAATCGTAGCCTGTGCACTGGCATTGATGATGATGCAGGGAATACCGTTCGACTTTCCCCTATTTGCCGGGTTTATCTTTATGCTGGGGATTACAATGGTAGCTGCACCGGGTGTTCCTGGAGGAGCAATCATGGCGGCACTAGGTATCTTGCAGTCCATGCTCGGCTTCGATGAATCAGCACAAGCATTGATGATTGCTCTTTACATTGCCATGGACAGTTTCGGAACAGCTTGCAACGTAACCGGAGATGGAGCTATTGCTTTGATTATCGACAAAATAATGGGCAAAAACCGTGCTGAACGACTGTGCTGA
- the gnd gene encoding decarboxylating NADP(+)-dependent phosphogluconate dehydrogenase — MTNQNKTDIGLIGLAVMGENLALNMESKGWYVSVYNRTVPGVEEGVVDRFMNSRAKGKNIEGFTDIKAFVDSIATPRKIMMMVRAGNPVDELMEQLFPLLSPGDILIDGGNSNYEDTNRRVKLAESKGFLFVGSGVSGGEEGALNGASIMPGGSEKAWSEVKPILQSIAAKAPDGTPCCQWVGPAGSGHFVKMIHNGIEYGDMQLIAEAYWVMKNLIDLNNEEMADVFARWNEGKLRSYLIEITANILRHKDKTGGYLIDKILDAAGQKGTGKWSVINAMELGMPLGLIATAVFERSLSAQKDLRRLASKQFQCQHTQPIYNKAELVKNIFSALYASKLVSYAQGFAVLQRASDAFDWHLDLASIARMWRGGCIIRSIFLNDIAAAFEAPDKPKHLLLAPYFREEIKTLLSGWKSLVAEAMKEELPVPAFSSALNYFYSLTSADLPANLVQAQRDYFGAHTFERKDELRGQFFHENWTGHGGDTKSGTYNV, encoded by the coding sequence ATGACAAATCAGAATAAAACAGATATCGGGCTAATCGGCTTGGCTGTAATGGGCGAGAATTTAGCATTAAATATGGAGAGTAAAGGCTGGTATGTATCAGTTTACAACCGTACTGTTCCCGGAGTGGAAGAAGGAGTCGTAGACCGCTTTATGAATAGCCGTGCAAAAGGTAAAAATATTGAAGGATTCACAGATATAAAAGCATTCGTTGATTCGATAGCTACCCCTCGTAAAATAATGATGATGGTTCGTGCCGGAAATCCGGTAGACGAATTGATGGAACAACTTTTTCCGTTGCTTTCGCCCGGAGATATTCTTATCGACGGTGGTAACTCCAATTATGAAGATACCAACCGGCGTGTCAAACTGGCCGAATCGAAAGGTTTTCTTTTCGTCGGTAGTGGTGTGTCCGGAGGGGAAGAAGGAGCATTGAACGGTGCGTCTATCATGCCCGGTGGTTCGGAAAAAGCATGGTCGGAAGTGAAGCCGATTCTTCAGAGTATTGCAGCAAAAGCACCGGATGGTACACCGTGTTGCCAATGGGTAGGCCCTGCCGGTTCGGGACATTTTGTGAAGATGATTCACAATGGTATTGAGTACGGTGATATGCAGTTGATCGCCGAAGCTTATTGGGTGATGAAGAATCTGATTGATTTGAATAATGAAGAAATGGCGGATGTGTTCGCCCGTTGGAATGAAGGAAAGCTGCGCAGCTATCTGATTGAAATCACTGCCAACATTCTCCGTCATAAAGACAAAACCGGGGGATATCTTATTGATAAGATTCTGGATGCAGCAGGACAGAAAGGAACCGGTAAATGGTCGGTTATTAATGCTATGGAACTAGGTATGCCGTTGGGGCTGATTGCCACGGCAGTATTCGAACGCAGCCTTTCCGCACAAAAAGACCTGCGTCGTCTGGCTTCCAAACAATTCCAGTGTCAACATACACAACCTATATATAATAAGGCGGAACTTGTAAAGAATATCTTTTCCGCCCTTTATGCTTCTAAACTAGTCTCTTATGCACAGGGATTCGCCGTGTTGCAACGTGCTTCCGATGCTTTCGACTGGCATCTTGATCTGGCCTCCATTGCTCGTATGTGGCGTGGCGGATGTATCATTCGTAGTATATTCCTCAACGATATTGCTGCCGCTTTCGAAGCACCCGATAAACCTAAGCACTTGTTACTGGCTCCTTATTTCCGAGAAGAAATCAAGACGTTGCTTTCCGGTTGGAAGAGTCTCGTTGCAGAAGCGATGAAAGAAGAACTGCCCGTTCCGGCTTTTTCTTCTGCTTTGAATTATTTCTATTCACTCACTTCTGCCGATTTGCCCGCTAACCTTGTGCAAGCGCAGCGCGACTACTTCGGCGCGCATACATTCGAACGAAAAGATGAGTTGCGCGGACAGTTCTTCCATGAAAACTGGACAGGACACGGAGGCGATACGAAATCTGGAACATATAATGTATAA